A single region of the Manihot esculenta cultivar AM560-2 chromosome 12, M.esculenta_v8, whole genome shotgun sequence genome encodes:
- the LOC110627876 gene encoding protein METHYLENE BLUE SENSITIVITY 1 codes for MTGKAKPKKHTAKEIAAKVDAATTNRGGGKAGQMDRTGKDKGGHSKFECPHCKSTAPDLKSMQIHHDARHPKIPFEEDKLINLHADNVAESSKPRPGVRGSFKK; via the coding sequence ATGACCGGAAAGGCGAAGCCAAAGAAGCACACGGCAAAGGAGATAGCGGCGAAGGTCGACGCAGCAACGACGAACAGAGGCGGAGGGAAGGCTGGGCAGATGGACAGAACTGGAAAAGATAAAGGAGGTCACTCAAAGTTTGAGTGTCCCCACTGCAAATCCACGGCGCCGGACCTGAAATCTATGCAGATCCATCACGATGCTCGCCATCCTAAGATCCCTTTTGAGGAAGATAAGCTCATCAATTTACATGCCGATAATGTAGCCGAATCATCTAAGCCGCGTCCCGGTGTTAGGGGCAGCTTCAAAAAGTGA
- the LOC110627875 gene encoding tyrosine-protein phosphatase DSP3 isoform X2, translating to MGLIIRESDYEDKNDGVLLPPANFSMVEDGIFRSAFPQPHNFPFLKSLNLRSIIYLCCEPYPQENLEFLRANNIKLLQFGIEGKSHRTGCLVGCFRKLQNWCLASVFEEYRHFAGVKWRNSDLQFMEKFDVTCLRQCLYSIIYQYHGYGSNKRRLLYREENIQKPQIKSN from the exons ATGGGTTTGATTATTCGCGAAAGTGATTATGAAGACAAGAACGACGGCGTTTTGCTTCCGCCCGCGAATTTTTCTATGGTTGAAGACGGCATTTTCAGATCTGCTTTCCCTCAACCCCACAATTTCCCTTTCCTTAAATCTCTAAATCTCCGATCGATCAT ATATTTGTGCTGTGAGCCATATCCACAAGAGAATTTGGAGTTTCTTCGTGCTAATAATATTAAACTATTACAATTTGGAATTGAGGGGAAGTCG CATCGGACTGGTTGTCTTGTTGGTTGCTTTAGAAAACTGCAAAATTGGTGCTTGGCTTCTGTGTTTGAGGAATATAGACATTTTGCTGGTGTGAAATGGAGGAATTCTGATCTGCAATTTATGGAGAAGTTCGATGTGACATGCCTGAGGCAGTGTCTGTACAGCATTATCTACCAGTACCATGGATACGGTTCAAACAAGAGGCGTTTACTTTATAGAGAAGAGAATATACAGAAGCCTCAGATCAAGTCAAATTAG
- the LOC110628736 gene encoding CRIB domain-containing protein RIC4, whose translation MRDRMERLVLLPFSIGCVSESSVAIGVHHPRRTKQPPPPPIRKKEDDEESLSSSESMKNGLKFLAVSKPNISDRFHRLVKGFKTFSQLFVYEEEIEELEMEIGVPTDVKHVTHIGWDGSANTNPIQGWDNLIPPELLSLQPPASLRQLEISMAAQSDSPALVKPSSA comes from the exons ATGAGAGATAGAATGGAAAGGCttgttcttcttcctttctccaTTGGTTGTGTCTCTGAATCAAGTGTGGCTATTGGGGTTCACCACCCCAGAAGAACCAAGCAGCCACCACCTCCACCAAtaa gaAAAAAAGAAGACGACGAGGAAAGCTTATCAAGCAGTGAGAGTATGAAGAATGGATTGAAATTTCTTGCTGTTTCAAAGCCCAACATATCAGATCGGTTTCACAGACTTGTCAAGGGTTTCAAGACCTTCTCTCAATTGTTTG TATATGAAGAAGAAATTGAAGAACTAGAAATGGAAATTGGGGTTCCAACAGATGTGAAGCATGTGACACACATTGGATGGGATGGTTCAGCAAATACCAATCCAATTCAAGGATGGGACAATCTCATTCCTCCAGAGTTGCTCTCTCTTCAGCCTCCTGCTTCTCTAAGGCAACTTGAGATTTCCATGGCTGCACAATCTGATTCTCCTGCTCTTGTTAAGCCTTCATCTGCTTAA
- the LOC110627875 gene encoding tyrosine-protein phosphatase DSP3 isoform X1, whose translation MGLIIRESDYEDKNDGVLLPPANFSMVEDGIFRSAFPQPHNFPFLKSLNLRSIIYLCCEPYPQENLEFLRANNIKLLQFGIEGKSEPSVSMPRDTIMEALKVLIDVRNHPILIHCNRGKHRTGCLVGCFRKLQNWCLASVFEEYRHFAGVKWRNSDLQFMEKFDVTCLRQCLYSIIYQYHGYGSNKRRLLYREENIQKPQIKSN comes from the exons ATGGGTTTGATTATTCGCGAAAGTGATTATGAAGACAAGAACGACGGCGTTTTGCTTCCGCCCGCGAATTTTTCTATGGTTGAAGACGGCATTTTCAGATCTGCTTTCCCTCAACCCCACAATTTCCCTTTCCTTAAATCTCTAAATCTCCGATCGATCAT ATATTTGTGCTGTGAGCCATATCCACAAGAGAATTTGGAGTTTCTTCGTGCTAATAATATTAAACTATTACAATTTGGAATTGAGGGGAAGTCG GAGCCTTCTGTATCTATGCCCAGGGATACTATCATGGAGGCTCTAAAAGTCTTAATTG ATGTAAGGAATCATCCAATTCTGATTCATTGCAATCGGGGAAAG CATCGGACTGGTTGTCTTGTTGGTTGCTTTAGAAAACTGCAAAATTGGTGCTTGGCTTCTGTGTTTGAGGAATATAGACATTTTGCTGGTGTGAAATGGAGGAATTCTGATCTGCAATTTATGGAGAAGTTCGATGTGACATGCCTGAGGCAGTGTCTGTACAGCATTATCTACCAGTACCATGGATACGGTTCAAACAAGAGGCGTTTACTTTATAGAGAAGAGAATATACAGAAGCCTCAGATCAAGTCAAATTAG